A window from Pseudooceanicola algae encodes these proteins:
- the zrgA gene encoding zinc uptake protein ZrgA, which produces MKTMYFALLAFVAATPLMAQETREMDAHVHGVSTLDLAIEGDVVEMNLVSPGMDIVGFEYAASSDVDKDAVEAAIRTMLVPENIVELPDAAECRLTEVLAHLHGGAHDDHEDHAGDHEHGHDEDHDHENGAGHSEFHVRYIFDCEHAEDLTTISFPFFTQFENAEEIEAQFVTDAGAGSAEIDRDTAELTLN; this is translated from the coding sequence ATGAAAACCATGTACTTCGCTCTTCTGGCCTTTGTCGCCGCCACGCCTCTGATGGCGCAGGAAACCCGTGAAATGGACGCGCATGTGCATGGCGTCAGCACGCTTGACCTGGCTATCGAAGGCGATGTCGTCGAGATGAACCTGGTGTCGCCCGGCATGGATATCGTCGGTTTTGAATACGCGGCAAGCTCGGATGTGGACAAGGATGCCGTCGAAGCGGCGATCCGGACGATGCTCGTGCCCGAGAACATCGTGGAACTGCCCGATGCGGCTGAATGCCGTCTGACCGAGGTGCTGGCCCATCTGCACGGCGGCGCGCATGATGACCACGAAGACCATGCCGGGGATCATGAGCATGGTCATGACGAAGATCACGATCACGAAAACGGCGCGGGCCACAGCGAATTCCATGTCCGCTACATCTTCGACTGCGAACATGCCGAAGATCTGACCACGATCAGCTTCCCCTTCTTCACACAGTTCGAGAACGCAGAAGAGATCGAAGCACAGTTCGTCACCGATGCGGGCGCAGGTTCGGCCGAGATTGACCGTGACACCGCCGAACTGACCCTGAACTGA
- a CDS encoding DUF6525 family protein, with the protein MQAFDALPSPVRSWLSEAALPWSPASCRKILRQARARGESLNDVLARLDRAQTKALARDRHAPPQVAAAPDHDEIPRPQGVAPALRSAPKSSSYGNERESP; encoded by the coding sequence ATGCAGGCCTTCGACGCACTCCCGTCGCCCGTCAGGTCATGGCTGTCCGAAGCGGCACTGCCCTGGTCGCCCGCCTCCTGCCGCAAGATTCTTCGTCAGGCGCGGGCGCGCGGTGAAAGCCTGAACGATGTTCTGGCGCGGCTTGATCGCGCCCAGACCAAGGCGCTGGCCCGCGACCGCCACGCGCCGCCTCAGGTCGCCGCAGCGCCAGACCACGACGAGATCCCGCGACCTCAAGGTGTCGCACCCGCGTTGCGCTCGGCTCCTAAATCAAGCTCATATGGAAACGAAAGAGAATCACCATGA